In Pseudanabaenaceae cyanobacterium SKYG29, the DNA window CCACCTTAAATTCCCTACCGTACTCAGTGATAATTGGTCCTGGCTGACCCTCAAAATGCCATTGACCATTTAACAGAGAACAGTAATCACGACTAGCGTACGCAGATGGCGCAAACACTAGACTTGATGTTAGAGTGGTTGTTGCTGTAACTAAAGTGAGATGCGTCAAGCGTTTTCTAAGATTGACTGGATTCTGTCTCATAGTGTTTCTCCCATATAGTTGTTGGTGAATAGTAGCTGTTTGTAAATCACTAAAAACCCAGCTAGCACAGCAGTAGAGAGCACCGTCTGAGCTTTCTTGGATAGACAAACAGGTTAATTTCACTTTATTCAAGATGTTCCATTTGTGACAGTGACCCCCATCAATAAAGGTGTATGATTGTCATCAAAAAGACTAACGTCACAAAGTCACACAAAAAACTTTATTCGGACACATCAAATGCAAAACTGTTCTCCTGCTGTTTCTCAGGAATAGGCGTATAAACTATTGACCCTCGTTTCCCATCGATCGTTTTCCCCTGCGAGTGGGGAGAACACAACAAAAACACTTACGTAGACGGGATCAAAGTACTAGATTAAAGCAGGTGATGGTAGAATGTTCTCACTCCGAAAACTGTGATTAAGATGATTGATCATCCACTGTCGTTTGCAATCTAACCAAGGATCATTTGGATTCAAGTCATATTTCTCCCTCAACCTTTCGAGCGTTTTCTCTACAGCTTCCCTACTCCAAATGTACCGAAAGAAGGGAAGGTCACAGTATTCAAAGGGGGGAGGTGCTAAATACGACACAATTGACTCTGGCTCCAAGTAAATTGAGTAGCCTGCCATAGTTGTGTCTAATGAGATACTAACATAATCGGTGCAGCAGAGGATCTGCTCATCAATAACCTGCTTCAGTAAATCTGTACGAATCAAAAAAGTGTGAGGTTCCGCTAATGTACACGCCCCTCTCTGGAGGGATGACCTAACCTCTGCTAGACGATTATGATAATAGAATTGATGGGCATGCATAAAAACACCGTCTTCTTTCCTTTCAAGTACTGCGATGCCTCCAGCAGAATGGATAATTCCCTGCTCAATTTCCCCTTCCAAAATCACAGGGGGCACGATTCCTGCACCGTTCTCTTGGGCACAGATTAACATTCTATCTAGCCAACCAGGCGTGACAATCACATCATTATCAACAAAACAAGTGTAAGGAGTTGTCAAGAATGGAACAACTAATCTACGACCTTGTGAGTAATAAAGAAATGAGTTAAAGTGTAACACCTGAAAATTACACACCTTAGATAATATCTGTAGTCTCTGCTTTAAAGGCGAGGGGTAGTTACCATCTACACAGATAAGGGTAAAAGGTCGAGGTGTGCATCTGTATATACTTTCTATACACCTCTCTATGGTGCTAAATCTCTCTCTAGGTAATACAACAATCGTAACCAAAGAACTAAGCATAAGTTAGCTGAACTCTTCGAGTCCCTAACATATTAGCATAGAGGGCTTAGAGAACAAGTTCCACCAAAACACTTGGGCAAGATACTGGAACAGGAGGAACCAAACTTTTGGGCTAGTATCACCAAGCAGCCTCCAGAAGCTAGGAGACAAGAATTCTATGCCAGGGGGATATCGATCGTTTTCCCCTGCGAGTGGGGAGGGTTAGCTGCCGTAGGCGTGCTGGCCGGGGAAGCCGTGTTTCCAATCGATCGTTTTCGCCTGCGAGTGGAGAGTTCTAGCTGTTCTAGTTAGGCATTGTCGTTAGAGCCGTCCGTTGAGGCGGCTTCTTCGTCTTTGATGTGCAACTGCTCTCGCGCTATGGTTTCCCATCGATCTTTTTCCCCTGGGAGTGGAGAGACCGAAGAAACCAGCCCCACCATCGCCCAATCTGCATTGGCTCTGTGTAGCTAAGTCACTTACGGTTATTTATGGTCTGTCGGGTCGAAGGGCGCAGCCTTACTGTCAGCTTTCCCTATTATGTAACGCCACCACCTCATGAAGAACAAGGTGGGAAGCGTGTATTAGCAACAAAACGGCTTAATCGCTCAGCCTTCTCCCACATCCTGGCAAACTGCTCAGCAGAGTTCATCTTCTCCACTTCGGATCTCCATCGCTTTTAGAAAGTCAGCATACATACCATGGTGAGCCACCCCATGACGGACATAATCCCACGTTTTACGACCCATGGAGGGTGGTCGTAGAGGAGGTTGGAATTTTGGGGTCGGGGCGACGATAGATAGACCCTTTGCAAACGCCGACCGAAACGCTCAACTAAACATCTGACAGCTATTTCTGCTGCTGGGGTGTTGGAAGTAATTGGATTAACCGGGACTAGGAAGAGGACTTGCTCCCCTTCATCAACTTCGCCTGTCTAACTTTTCCGTTGGTATAGCTAAATCAATCTAGCTTGTTAGAGAGAAGATGAGAAAGCCGAGCGACCTATGGGATGACAGGTATAGATGACTCAACTATGACTAGCAGTCAAATCCCTAGTTAACCCTGGAAGATGAGGCCAGCAAATCTAGTGGCCAATCATCCAGGGACGACCGCAGGTGGACGAGCGAAAGCGGGGTTTTTCTGGCTCTCGTTCTTGCCGAACCAGTCGTGGTTCTTTCTGTTCTTGCCGGTCCAGCCGCAATGGACCGTTGAGCGCGATGGCAGGTGGCGTGTAAATTCGCCGAGCTGACGCGCCGCAAGTCGGGCAGTACACTGGCAGGCTCATCTCTGACAGCGAACGCCAGACCTCAAACTCGCCGCACTGACGGCAACGAAAGTCATACACTGGCATGGGTCCAACTCCTAAACCGGCAAGATGTTGCGGTCAAAGATGGCAGTGGGAATAGCCAAGGTGCAACAGGCATTGGGAATGTCCACGATGCCGCTAATGCGACCTTCAATCGGCGCACAACTGAGCAGCAGATAGGCTTGCTCCCCTGTGTAGCCAAACTTTTTGAGGTATTCAATGGCATTCAAACAAGCGCGCCGGTAAGCCACATGGGCATCGAGGTAGTACTGTTCCCCCGTGAATTCATCCACCGAAATTCCCTCAAACACCAGGTACTCCGAGTAGCGGGGTTCCACTGGCCCTGGCTTGAAGATGGGATTGGTGAGTCCGTACTTTTCCACACCCCCTTTAATCAGATCCACATGCAGGTCAATGTAGCCCGCCATTTCAATCGCGCCGCAGAAGGAAATTTCACCGTCACCCTGGGAGAAATGAATATCGCCCATAGATAACTTGGCCCCTTCTACATAAACGGGGAAATAAATTCGCGACCCTTTCGAGAGATTCTTGATGTCGCAGTTGCCCCCATGTTCGCGGGGTGGTACAGTGCGGGCGGCTTCCATAGCAACCCTTTCCCACTCGGATTTGGGCAGCGTTCCCAAGATAGCGTTTTGGGAATTCGGTAAAGCTGCCAGAGGGGGAATTTTTGGCTTCCACGGCGGTCCCCCCTTTTCCACCAAGGCTTTTTCCCGAGCGTTCCACTTCGCCAACAGTTCGTGGGATGGCGCACAGCCAATCAACCCCGGATGGGGAATCCCCGCAAACCGCACTCCTGGAATATGCCGCGATGATGTGTAAATGCCTTCAATGTCCCAAATGGCTTTGGCTGCGTTGGGGAAATGATCGGTTAAAAATCCTCCCCCGTTATTGCGATCAAAAATGCCGGTAAAGCCCCATTCATCGCCTGGCAACGGCCCAATATCTAACAGATCCACCACCAAAATATCGCCGGGTTGGGCGCCATTCACCCAAATAGGACCGCTGAGCACGTGTACCACCGTCAGGTCTACATCCTGCACATCACTGGGATCATCGTTATTGCCTATCTGCCCATCCGTCCAGTCTTTGCATTCAATGCGGAAGGTGTCACCTGGATTGACCGAAACCACTGACGGAATGTCAGGGTGCCAACGATTGTGACCAGGGACGTCCTGCTCTGTCATGGGCTTGGTTAAGTCCACCTTGAAGAGCGTTTGCGGCATGGGGCAAGTTCCTCCTGTTGAATAAGTGTTCATAGGTTAATCGAGGACAGGGCAAATCACTGTAGCAACCGATACTGGACTGATACTCAGCGTCTCTCGCTTTACACCGGCAACAAGGCCCGCTTGAGACCGTGAATCGGGTCTTCTACGATGATGGTCTGTTCCCGGGCGGCTCCCAAGGAAACAATGGCAATGGGGACTTCCATCTAGCTGGCTAAAAATTGCAGGTAGTCTAATTCGTCCAGGGAATGGCAATGACTCGTCCGGGTTTGCCAACCGGGGAGCGTCGCGTAGATAGTCCGACAACGGGTAAATTGCCGACTGCTGTTGGGGAAATTGCACGTGCGTTGACCGTCTAGTTCATAGTCCACGCAGACTTTAATTTCCGGCAATTCGTCCAGTACATCCAGTTTGGTAATCGCCATGCAATCCATGCCGTTGATCCGCACCGCGTAGCAACCAATCACAGCATCAAACCAGCCGCAACGTCGCCGCCCTGTGTTTCCCATCGATCGTTTTCCCCTGCAAGTGGGAAGTCTCAAGGAATATCGTCGGTATAGATTAAATATACCCACTGGTTTTTCTCGAACTAGATTTACTCTGCTACACCTAGAATAAGAACAGGAATATCAATGTCTGCTACACCTCGATGCTCTAAATCCCACACAAATTGTTCGAAATATGAAACCCCAGTGGACATCTCTTCCGCAAAGCACTTGATAGGTACTATTTCGATGCCTGCTCTTATTATGCCAAAATTATGAAAAATCGTCATCTTTGCACAAACGTTGTAAACCATGAAAGCATACTTACCAAACTGAACTTCAACACCCAAACAACATTTAACGAAATCTATCTCTCGAAAAGCGGTTTTTGGTTGATCTTTTGGCTTGAAACCACCTACATAGTACTGATTCGAATATTCACAATTGACTTTATGCTTTCTCCATCCACGCTTGTCAAATTCTTCTGCAAAGGCTCTATTTAAATCACGAGGGTTATATAAATTTCTACCGGACATAGTCTTTTCGCGGCTAGTTTTTGTTTTATATCTGGTACTGTCAACAGCAGCAATAACTTGATAAACTTCCTCAAGTTGACGTGGATACTCGGATGTGATAACTTGCTCACCTTCTTTAAAAGAATAAATGCCTGCAATTCTCATTTGTGCTTACCTCTTTACTCTAGAAAGCTTGTTTGGGCTGAATCCCTCCATTCTTCGGGAATCTGAGATACCTTTTCCTTTCCTGTTGGTTGATAAACAGGCTTCCCTAGGGGGCGATAGCAGAGTGTTCCATTAAAGTAATCCAAAATACGCTGGCGAGCTATATCGACATACGATGACTCCCTATCACAACCTATTGCTCTCCTGTGATGCATCAACGCTGCTATTAGTGTAGAACCAACTCCCATATAGGGGTCAAATACCCAATCGTGTTCATTAGTGAGCGCAAGCACACAACGCTCAACGAGCTCAATTGGAAACTGACATGGGTGAATTGTCTTCTCTGGATGATTGGACTTCACATTTGGGATATCCCAAATAAGTTCTTCCCAATCCTGAGCCACGATTTCCCATACATCGGATGGATTTTTCCCTAGAGGATTTCCCGACGGCTTTCCCTTATTTGGCCCCTTGAAATGACGCTTCCCGGGGTATTTAGCTGGAATACGAACTGGATCGAGGTTGAAGATGTAATTGTCAGACTTTGTAAACCATAAGATAGTTTCGTAGCGACCGGAAAAACGCTTAGACGCATGTAATCCGTGACCAAACTTCCATATAATTCGATTTCTCAGTCTCATTCCCAGTCTTTTGAATATAGAATAATAGAGTATATCAAGCGGATAAACCTCTCCATTCTCGACAAAATTGCCAACTTGCCAGCAAATGCTACCATCGTCTCGCAGAACACGGTAGAGCTGGGCAATAATCTGGGACTGATTTTCTATGTATTTCTCTATCGATGTCTTGCGTTCATATTCTTTCCCTAAGTTATATGGTGGTGAAGTCACAATTAATGTTATTGATTTGTCAGGAAGCTGGGCTACAATGTCGTTCACATCGGCATGAGAGACAACAATTTCAGCGTCCGATGTAAAATGCGCTTCAATAGGCTGAGCATGCTGGAAAAGTGGTAGTCTGTTCATAGTGCTATATTATTGCACATTTCGATCGTTTTCCCCTGCGAGTGGGGAGACTAATTTCTCTGGGAGTACCAGAGAGGTTGGTATATGGCTGTGTAATAAACTGAACAAAGGCTTCATACACGGCTTTTTCTTTGTCAACCAAGTCATCTGTAATCCTCTCTACTTCTTATTTATAATTTTCCTGCAACCTCTGGGGTATGTAATGATGGTATTTTTTTAGCTTCTTGCCCTGTAACCACTCTCCCATGCCATCTCCGTCACCGGCAGCGATGACATACCAATCAGAGGGATTGTTGACTGGGTAGTATTTCTTAATCACTTCTTGGATTTGCTGCTTAATCGTTTGCAACTGTTCTTCTGGTACGTCTATATCTTCCAGTAGCCAGCCGGCATTCAACAGGCGAGGATGCTGGAGTTGCAAATGTTCATCTGCGTAGGGTATCCCCCACCTACCCCGCATACGCTGCACCATTTGTTGCACCAATGGAACTTTCTCTATGATTTCCTGACAAAATCTGACGTAATGGTCTCTAACAGTTTGGTCGTTTTGCTTGAGATAGCCTGCTACACCTGCTGTTAGGTCAGGATAAGCACTATCTATGCTGCTCTCGTCCTTGGATAGGGCATGCTCGAATAGGTCTGTCAGCACTTTATGTAATCCCCTCTTTGTTACTTCTGTAGCATTCAGCATTTCTCTACCATCAAATAGACCTACTCTCTTTTGCCAATAGGTTTTGATGCTTTCCTCCTGACTTTTTGGCTCTGGATGTAACACAGAACCTATACCTGATATGGTAGACCGCACACCAAAGGCCGTTGGTAGCTGCCATGCCCGCCCTGATTTGACCGCTTGGAGGTTGTATCGCAGTTGGTCAAAGGCACTACTCCACCATGAACCAACATTGGCTTTGTAAGCTGGTTTCTCCCACTTTTGTTCTCGTAGCTCTGCCGCCTCTTTCAAAAAATCTGCTTCTGCGGGTAGAAATAACCCCCAGCTCTTTGCTTTATCTTTGTCTGTCTGTTCTGGTTTGGTAATGTTATCACTTTGGGTGTCCAGTTTCATGCACTTCTTTGCCTCATCCTCGTCTGACTTTCTTGGTGGCTCTGGCAATCCGTAAAAACTATTCTGTGCCATGCGCCATGTATCTTCTTTACTACGTAGTTCTTGTTGTGGATCGCCTAGCGGCAAAGATGCCCAATAATATTGCCAATGGTGTTTGATGGTCAGTTGCCATAGCGGACTATCAGTGCCTAATTCTCCCATCCATCTGGGATGTTCTTTTTTTATGGCTTGGAAGACTTGCTCAGCCAGTCCCTGCCAAGTTTCCTGCATAGTCTGTTTTGCCATTTGCATGGCATCTGTCACTTTGTCTTGGGGGAGTAAGGCTACTATGACATTGGGGAACCCTGCAGTTAATAAGGCTCTCGGCGAAGGCTCCCGAATTACTTCCCACTCTTTGCGGGTAGGATGATTGTACATGCCTTCCCATCCATCCAAACCATGTAACAACCAATAGTCAATCAACGGCTGTGCATATAAGCTAGGATAAACCAAAACATCTGCACCATATTTCCAAGCGATCGCCCAACACACCCGCGCTGATAGATAATGCAGTATCCATGAACCTGCCCAAAAGTCCCGCATTTTACGACTAGCTTTAATCATCTCTTGCACAGGACTGAAAGTGAAGGCAGCGATGTAAGGACGGGTTTTGTTCTGGTCATAACCCTGCAATGCTCCTGCTAGGGCGCTGGTTAAGTTCAGGTGACTCCAGATAGATGCATCAGGAATCCTGGTTTCTGCGGGCATGAGGTAGGTGTTCTCGCCAAATTTCTGCATTGCTTTTTCCGGCAGACACCGCCATAACCACCAATGCACCAGGCGTTCGTCCTGAGCTTCTTTGATAGCCTGGGGTATTAACTCTGCTTCAATAGCAAATAAGTCATCGCTCCGTTTTTGGTAATCTTTATTTATTAATTCTTGATGTTGGGTATTCGCTATTTGCCAAGCCTGCTTCGCCCCTGATAGGAGGTGAACTATTTCTAGCCCTTGGTGATCATAATCTAGGGATGTGCTCAAACTACCTATGGCAGAACGATCGCTGGCAGAAGCTATGTAGTCTGCACTTTTTAGCCACTCACCAGGTTCCTGCCACCCTGCCATCACGGCTAACTGCTTCCATGACCCTTCTTTCCCTCTCCCCGCATTGGTATGCAGCGGCTTCAAGACGGGGTCGTGCAAGTATCCCCATATCTTGGCTTGCCAGTAGAGTTTCATGTTCAGATTCTCATTTTGTATTATTGTAATTCCCAGTAGAGTAGTTGCTGCAAATCCGATCGTTTTTTTTAATCTTACTCCCGAATGCTGATAAGGCTGGTTGGTTGTGTGGGACAGTATCTCTAGTTCAACGCTGTTGGTTCTAATGCTGTGAGTTCCCCTAAAATTTAGGAAGATAATCTGGAGAGGTAGATGATTTTACAATCGATTGGTCTGCGGGGAGGTTACGGCAATAGCGTAGTACTGGAGAGTATAAATTTACAAATCAATAGCGGTGAGTGGTTAACTATTTTGGGTCCCAATGGCTCTGGTAAATCGACTTTGCTGAAGTTACTGAGCCGTGTATTGGCACCAAAGGGTGGTGTTGTCCTTCTAGATGGCAAAAGTATTCACACCCAAGCTCCCAAAGTAGTGGCACAGCAATTGGCATTGTTACCCCAGTCTCCGCCTATGCCTGAAGGTTTGACTGTCAAGCAGATGGTGAGTTTAGGGCGCAATCCCTACCAAAGTTGGTGGCAATGGGAATTAGATGGGGAAGGTAAAAGTAAAGTATCGGAAGCTCTCTATCAAACAAATCTCTTACCGTTACAGGACAGGCCTGTAGAACAACTATCGGGTGGACAAAAACAACGGGCGTTTTTAGCCCTAGCTTTGGCACAGGATACGGATATTCTCCTCCTAGATGAACCCACTACTTTTTTAGATATTCACTACCAACTAGAAATTTTGGACTTACTCCGATCGTTACAATCTCAACGCCACCTCACGATCGTCACAGTTTTACATGACATCAATTTAGCAATGCGCTATAGCGATCGGGTAGCCTTGATGCATCAAGGACGATTATACGCTGTCGGCTCTGTGGATACAGTTTTGACCAAAGAGAACCTGAGGGCAGTATTCAATATTGATTCTGTCTGCATGGACACACCCATAGGTAAACAAATTGTTGTCCTGGGAGGAGCGGTAGAAAGTTAACTCGATCGTTTTGCTAGCAACCAGACAAAGAAAGGGGCACCGATCAAAGCTGTAACCGTTCCTACGGGTAACTCTACACTGCCCAAGCGCGCTAGGGTATCAGCCCCCGTCAAGAGCAGAGCACCGACCAACCCTGACATAGGAACGACCCACAGGTAATCTTTGCCCACCAACAATCTAGCTAGATGGGGAACGACCAAACCGACAAAGCCAATCAAACCACTGACACTAACTGCTGCCGCTGTCAAACCTGCTGAGGTCAGACCAATGCCCAAGCGCATCCACTTGAGGGAGACAC includes these proteins:
- a CDS encoding acetamidase/formamidase family protein, with translation MNTYSTGGTCPMPQTLFKVDLTKPMTEQDVPGHNRWHPDIPSVVSVNPGDTFRIECKDWTDGQIGNNDDPSDVQDVDLTVVHVLSGPIWVNGAQPGDILVVDLLDIGPLPGDEWGFTGIFDRNNGGGFLTDHFPNAAKAIWDIEGIYTSSRHIPGVRFAGIPHPGLIGCAPSHELLAKWNAREKALVEKGGPPWKPKIPPLAALPNSQNAILGTLPKSEWERVAMEAARTVPPREHGGNCDIKNLSKGSRIYFPVYVEGAKLSMGDIHFSQGDGEISFCGAIEMAGYIDLHVDLIKGGVEKYGLTNPIFKPGPVEPRYSEYLVFEGISVDEFTGEQYYLDAHVAYRRACLNAIEYLKKFGYTGEQAYLLLSCAPIEGRISGIVDIPNACCTLAIPTAIFDRNILPV
- a CDS encoding zinc ribbon domain-containing protein: MPVYDFRCRQCGEFEVWRSLSEMSLPVYCPTCGASARRIYTPPAIALNGPLRLDRQEQKEPRLVRQEREPEKPRFRSSTCGRPWMIGH
- a CDS encoding ABC transporter ATP-binding protein; amino-acid sequence: MILQSIGLRGGYGNSVVLESINLQINSGEWLTILGPNGSGKSTLLKLLSRVLAPKGGVVLLDGKSIHTQAPKVVAQQLALLPQSPPMPEGLTVKQMVSLGRNPYQSWWQWELDGEGKSKVSEALYQTNLLPLQDRPVEQLSGGQKQRAFLALALAQDTDILLLDEPTTFLDIHYQLEILDLLRSLQSQRHLTIVTVLHDINLAMRYSDRVALMHQGRLYAVGSVDTVLTKENLRAVFNIDSVCMDTPIGKQIVVLGGAVES
- a CDS encoding site-specific DNA-methyltransferase, producing the protein MNRLPLFQHAQPIEAHFTSDAEIVVSHADVNDIVAQLPDKSITLIVTSPPYNLGKEYERKTSIEKYIENQSQIIAQLYRVLRDDGSICWQVGNFVENGEVYPLDILYYSIFKRLGMRLRNRIIWKFGHGLHASKRFSGRYETILWFTKSDNYIFNLDPVRIPAKYPGKRHFKGPNKGKPSGNPLGKNPSDVWEIVAQDWEELIWDIPNVKSNHPEKTIHPCQFPIELVERCVLALTNEHDWVFDPYMGVGSTLIAALMHHRRAIGCDRESSYVDIARQRILDYFNGTLCYRPLGKPVYQPTGKEKVSQIPEEWRDSAQTSFLE